The Eriocheir sinensis breed Jianghai 21 chromosome 21, ASM2467909v1, whole genome shotgun sequence genome includes a region encoding these proteins:
- the LOC127001429 gene encoding uncharacterized protein LOC127001429 encodes MRAVPAPAPSSRSAHRLLRLLHPAPTLPGASQATRGAPRGPPQSAPPPATVRTRHASTPHDSGSRSPAPQAPDRPRRTAAWRFLPERSLLPLAICLLASMAGMAAQHGQLSSGRSARHLTAHTLTAISGAHTGLTFPLLFTYPTPTPPTPPPTTHHRAGRWHHGHQDNHTPHHHSTRGHTHSPGEEEEGGAQNTLKKRNEGGSCSFTTQQSTASFNRQNS; translated from the exons aTGAGGGCAGTTCCTGCGCCAGCACCCAGCTCCCGCAGCGCCCACCGACTCCTCCGGCTCCTCCACCCCGCTCCCACCCTCCCAGGCGCCTCCCAGGCCACCAGGGGGGCCCCCCGGGGGCCCCCACAgtccgccccgccccccgccacaGTGCGCACCCGCCACGCCAGCACACCACAC GACTCAGGCTCCAGGAGTCCTGCCCCCCAGGCCCCCGATAGGCCCCGCAGGACCGCCGCCTGGCGCTTCCTGCCAGAACGGAGCCTTCTTCCACTCGC CATCTGCctactggccagcatggcaggCATGGCTGCACAGCATGGCCAGCTCTCCTCTGGCCGCTCAGCTCGCCACCTCACGGCTCACACCCTCACGGCGATCTCTGGGGCTCACACTGGCCTCACGTTCCCACTtctgttcacttatcccactcccacaccccccacacccccaccaacCACACATCACCGGGCCGGCAGGTGGCACCACGGGCACCAGGacaaccacacaccacaccatcactCCACCAGGggccacacacactcaccaggagaggaggaagaggggggggcaCAGAACACACTAAAGAAGAGGAACGAGGGAGGTTCATGTTCTTTCACAACACAGCAGAGTACAGCAAGTTTCAACAggcagaacagttag